In Phlebotomus papatasi isolate M1 chromosome 1, Ppap_2.1, whole genome shotgun sequence, the following proteins share a genomic window:
- the LOC129799865 gene encoding protein N-terminal asparagine amidohydrolase, with amino-acid sequence MVLVLNGVLQDDCPLNTTSLFLQHPVYRDHANQLLSIPTKTMGPVGLLYVRQREMAAVAPHDKNVTIIGSDDATTCIIVVVRHSGSGAVALAHLDGAGTDEAVSTMVARVQELGIGYPEGRIELQLIGGFRDQKGYSEDLFYNIMQAFHKHPLEIDLTQACVMDLNTTVRGDINWPIIYGVGVNVRNGDIFPATFPDKGPDLPLRQARSFTGGQTVLDIYDSNNGMLRIGPFNYDPLRGVDLWLAQSDEFLLQHLSTSPEVEPPTFAMQLRSTLRYIQDNQFPAVTVFPDNRPHYYRRDEASGCWQLVRY; translated from the exons ATGGTTCTAGTGTTAAATGGTGTTCTACAAGATGATTGTCCACTGAACACAACATCGTTATTCCTACAGCATCCAGTCTACAGAGATCATGCCAATCAACTCCTTTCTATACCGACTAAAACG ATGGGTCCTGTTGGACTCCTCTATGTCCGCCAAAGAGAAATGGCTGCAGTTGCACCACACGATAAAAATGTCACAATAATCGGATCCGATGATGCTACAACGTGTATAATAGTCGTTGTGCGTCATTCGGGATCCGGTGCAGTAGCCCTGGCCCATCTCGATGGTGCTGGAACAGATGAGGCCGTCTCGACGATGGTGGCGCGTGTTCAGGAGCTGGGAATTGGCTATCCGGAGGGCCGGATTGAGTTGCAACTTATTGGGGGCTTCCGTGATCAGAAGGGATACTCGGAAGATTTATTTTACAACATAATGC AAGCATTTCACAAACATCCGTTGGAAATAGATCTGACACAGGCATGTGTTATGGACCTCAACACAACAGTTCGCGGTGATATAAATTGGCCCATTATTTATGGTGTTGGTGTTAATGTTAGGAATGGAGACATCTTTCCTGCTACCTTCCCGGACAAAGGACCCGACTTACCGCTTCGTCAAGCAAGGAGTTTCACCGGAGGCCAAACA GTACTGGACATTTATGATTCGAACAATGGAATGCTGAGAATCGGTCCGTTTAACTATGATCCTCTGAGAGGTGTTGACTTGTGGTTGGCACAGAGTGATGAATTCCTCCTGCAGCATCTCTCAACTAGTCCTGAAGTTGAACCACCAACATTTGCCATGCAACTCCGTTCCACACTTAGGTACATTCAGGACAATCAATTTCCAGCCGTGACGGTCTTTCCGGACAACCGGCCACATTACTACAGGCGAGATGAAGCTTCTGGATGCTGGCAGTTGGTGCGCTACTAA
- the LOC129799866 gene encoding uncharacterized protein LOC129799866: protein MSLKAFVNKYIVTIVMIPSIIGIHYGWTKVQNVESLVKEHEKQDLPIIIAARNLYNEYFNKPADPKKGEER from the exons ATGTCTCTGAAAGCTTTTGTGAATAAATACATTGTAACAATTGTAATGATCCCATCAATTATTGGAATCCATTACGGCTGGACAAAGGTGCAAAATGTTGAGAGCCTGGTAAAAGAGCACGAGAAGCAAGATCTGCCAATTATTATC GCCGCCAGAAACTTATACAACGAGTATTTCAACAAGCCGGCTGATCCGAAGAAAGGGGAGGAAAGATGA